In Gemmatimonadetes bacterium SCN 70-22, the following are encoded in one genomic region:
- a CDS encoding peptidase S58, whose amino-acid sequence MAACDGTAQSSGGASAARAATGSESGASVRGLTAVGGLKVGHFTLAERPTGCTVIIAEHGAVAGVDVRGAAPGTRETDLLDPVNLVPMVHAIVLAGGSAFGLDAASGVMRWLEEHDIGFDVRVAKVPIVPAAILFDLGVGDAKIRPTADCGYRAAAAATTGPVAEGDVGAGAGATIGKLLGAGRAMKGGVGTASVTLPDGLVVSALVAVNAVGDVIDPATGAVVAGVRTADGRGLADARTLLRSGTLRTDGRPGENTTIGVVATNARLTKAQATKVAQMAHDGYARAISPVHTMNDGDAIFSLATGTLARGGDVTTIGALAADVMAEAIVRAVRASRGVPGFPAARDIGSRR is encoded by the coding sequence ATCGCGGCCTGCGACGGTACGGCGCAGTCGTCGGGGGGGGCGAGCGCGGCGCGGGCGGCGACGGGGAGCGAGTCCGGCGCGAGCGTGCGCGGTCTCACCGCCGTCGGCGGACTCAAGGTGGGGCACTTCACCCTGGCCGAGCGGCCGACGGGGTGCACCGTGATCATCGCCGAGCACGGGGCGGTGGCGGGGGTGGACGTGCGGGGGGCGGCGCCCGGGACACGCGAGACCGACCTGCTCGACCCGGTGAACCTGGTTCCGATGGTCCATGCGATCGTGCTCGCCGGGGGGAGCGCCTTCGGGCTGGACGCCGCGAGCGGGGTGATGCGCTGGCTCGAGGAGCACGACATCGGGTTCGACGTGCGGGTGGCCAAGGTCCCGATCGTCCCGGCGGCCATCCTGTTCGACCTTGGCGTGGGCGATGCGAAGATCCGCCCGACGGCCGATTGCGGCTATCGGGCGGCGGCAGCTGCCACGACTGGCCCGGTCGCCGAGGGAGACGTGGGGGCCGGGGCCGGGGCAACCATCGGCAAACTGCTGGGAGCAGGGCGGGCCATGAAGGGAGGGGTCGGGACGGCCTCGGTGACGCTTCCCGACGGCCTGGTGGTGTCGGCGCTGGTGGCGGTGAATGCGGTCGGTGACGTGATCGACCCGGCTACCGGGGCGGTGGTCGCCGGCGTCCGCACGGCGGACGGGCGGGGGCTGGCCGACGCCAGGACATTGCTGCGCAGCGGGACGCTGCGCACGGATGGTCGTCCGGGCGAGAACACGACCATCGGCGTGGTGGCCACCAACGCGCGGCTCACCAAGGCGCAGGCGACCAAGGTCGCGCAGATGGCGCACGATGGGTACGCGCGCGCCATTTCCCCCGTGCACACGATGAACGACGGCGACGCGATCTTCTCGCTGGCCACGGGGACGCTGGCCCGGGGCGGCGACGTGACGACGATCGGCGCCCTGGCCGCCGACGTGATGGCCGAGGCGATCGTGCGGGCGGTACGCGCTTCGCGGGGGGTGCCGGGCTTTCCGGCGGCGAGGGACATCGGGAGCAGGCGTTAG